From the Martelella mediterranea DSM 17316 genome, one window contains:
- the efp gene encoding elongation factor P, which yields MVKVIASSLRKGNVVDVDGKLYVVLTAQNFHPGKGTPVTQVDMRRIADGVKVSERWKTTEQVERAFVEDNNHTFLYSDGEGFHFMNPETYDQLTMSADDVGDAAAYLSEGMTVVLSIHEGIAIALELPRQVTLEITETEPVVKGQTASSSYKPAMLSNGLRTMVPPHIDAGTRVVILTEDGSYVERAKD from the coding sequence ATGGTCAAGGTCATCGCCTCGTCGCTGCGCAAGGGTAATGTCGTCGATGTCGACGGCAAGCTCTATGTCGTGCTCACCGCCCAGAATTTTCACCCCGGCAAGGGCACGCCCGTTACCCAGGTGGACATGCGCCGGATCGCCGACGGCGTCAAGGTTTCGGAGCGCTGGAAGACGACGGAACAGGTCGAGCGCGCCTTTGTCGAGGATAATAATCACACCTTCCTCTACAGTGATGGCGAAGGCTTTCACTTCATGAACCCGGAGACCTACGACCAGCTCACCATGAGCGCGGACGATGTCGGCGATGCCGCAGCCTATCTCTCCGAAGGCATGACGGTGGTCCTGTCGATCCACGAAGGCATTGCGATCGCCCTCGAACTGCCGCGTCAGGTGACGCTCGAAATCACCGAGACCGAGCCGGTGGTCAAGGGCCAGACGGCCTCGTCCTCCTATAAGCCGGCGATGCTTTCCAACGGCCTGCGCACCATGGTGCCACCCCATATTGACGCCGGCACCCGCGTGGTCATCCTCACCGAGGACGGCTCCTACGTGGAACGCGCCAAGGACTGA
- the hisG gene encoding ATP phosphoribosyltransferase: MTVTIALPSKGRIKEGAEQALKAAGLTVATNGNSRSYRGQIEGRGDIEIAFLSASEIAREVGSGAVDFGVTGEDVVRENVANADARVEIVSRLGFGQADVVVAVPEIWLDVDTMADLNDVAAEFRSRHGRRLAIATKFWRLTQQFFTATHGIQLYRIVESLGATEGAPMAGQADIIVDITSTGSTLRANHLKILSDGLILKSEACFMRAKKSEHEGDAVVAEIVAAMRG; the protein is encoded by the coding sequence ATGACCGTCACCATTGCCCTGCCCTCCAAGGGGCGCATCAAGGAAGGCGCGGAACAGGCGCTGAAGGCGGCGGGCCTCACGGTCGCGACCAATGGCAACAGCCGCTCCTATCGCGGCCAGATCGAAGGTCGCGGCGATATCGAGATCGCGTTTCTCTCGGCCTCCGAGATCGCGCGCGAGGTCGGCAGCGGCGCTGTCGATTTCGGCGTCACCGGCGAGGATGTCGTGCGCGAGAATGTCGCCAATGCCGATGCCCGCGTCGAGATCGTATCCCGCCTCGGCTTCGGTCAGGCCGATGTCGTGGTCGCCGTGCCGGAAATCTGGCTCGATGTCGATACCATGGCCGATCTCAACGACGTCGCCGCCGAATTCCGCAGCCGTCATGGCCGCCGGCTGGCGATCGCCACCAAGTTCTGGCGGCTGACGCAGCAGTTCTTCACCGCCACCCACGGCATCCAGCTCTACCGCATCGTCGAAAGCCTCGGCGCCACCGAGGGCGCGCCGATGGCCGGCCAGGCCGATATCATCGTCGACATCACCTCCACCGGCTCGACGCTGAGAGCCAACCACCTGAAGATCCTGTCCGACGGGCTGATCCTGAAATCGGAAGCCTGCTTCATGCGCGCGAAAAAAAGCGAGCATGAGGGGGATGCGGTGGTTGCCGAGATTGTTGCGGCGATGCGCGGGTGA
- a CDS encoding ATP phosphoribosyltransferase regulatory subunit, translating to MPSTSLPDCAGAILQAFAARDTALTNIPVIQPAAPFLDMAGEALRRRIFMTESETGESLCLRPEFTIPVCRHHIENNAGTPKRYAYCGMVFRQARDDGASEFFQAGIEDLGSADFAKADARAIADAFGILRECLPESPLAVTLGDQNLFEAVVGALGLPGGWQKRLIHAFGNQKRLETLLDALARPQPVGGLDRRVAGFLADGDEAGLIAHIDETMQATGYSTNASRSPEEIARRLKEKLALSVTSLDAEALHALTTFLSLDIGLDQASAALTGFAEKFGLDIGSAIAAFENRIVAIAASGVAVSDITYRAAFGRPLDYYTGLVFEITEAGPRAALLAGGGRYDRLLTLLGASGHIPAVGFSLWLDRIERAGSQAEDIR from the coding sequence ATGCCGTCCACCAGCCTGCCGGATTGCGCCGGCGCCATCCTTCAAGCCTTCGCGGCGCGCGACACGGCGTTGACCAATATACCGGTCATCCAGCCCGCGGCCCCCTTTCTGGATATGGCGGGCGAGGCGCTGCGCCGCCGCATCTTCATGACCGAGAGCGAGACCGGCGAGAGCCTTTGCCTGCGTCCGGAATTCACCATTCCCGTCTGTCGCCACCATATCGAGAACAATGCCGGCACGCCGAAGCGCTATGCCTATTGCGGCATGGTGTTCCGACAGGCGCGCGATGACGGGGCGTCCGAGTTCTTTCAGGCCGGGATCGAGGATCTCGGCAGTGCGGATTTCGCAAAGGCCGATGCCCGCGCGATTGCCGATGCGTTCGGTATCCTGCGCGAATGTCTGCCGGAATCGCCACTTGCGGTCACGCTCGGCGACCAGAATCTGTTCGAGGCGGTCGTTGGCGCGCTCGGCCTGCCGGGCGGTTGGCAGAAGCGGCTGATCCATGCCTTCGGCAATCAGAAGCGGCTGGAAACGCTGCTCGACGCCCTTGCCCGGCCGCAGCCTGTCGGCGGTCTTGACCGGCGGGTCGCGGGCTTTCTCGCCGATGGCGACGAGGCCGGGCTGATCGCCCATATCGACGAGACCATGCAGGCGACCGGCTATTCCACCAATGCCAGCCGCAGCCCGGAGGAAATCGCCCGGCGGCTGAAGGAGAAGCTGGCGTTGTCGGTCACCAGCCTTGATGCCGAGGCGCTGCACGCGCTCACGACGTTCCTGTCGCTCGATATCGGTCTCGATCAGGCGTCGGCGGCGCTCACCGGTTTTGCGGAGAAATTCGGCCTCGACATTGGTTCAGCGATTGCCGCCTTCGAAAACCGGATCGTGGCGATTGCGGCAAGTGGCGTTGCCGTTTCCGACATCACCTATCGCGCCGCCTTCGGGCGGCCGCTCGACTATTACACCGGCCTCGTCTTCGAGATCACGGAAGCCGGCCCGCGCGCGGCACTGCTGGCCGGCGGCGGGCGCTATGACCGGCTGCTGACGCTGCTCGGCGCAAGCGGGCATATTCCGGCGGTCGGGTTCTCGCTCTGGCTCGACCGGATCGAGCGGGCAGGCAGCCAAGCCGAGGATATCCGATGA
- a CDS encoding VOC family protein, with amino-acid sequence MLKAIHHVQLAMPAGGEDRARAFYRDVLGVPEVEKPDNLKPRGGCWFETGGLRIHLGVENDFRPARKAHPAILVDDVDALAATVAKAGYAVKTDEPLEGFLRAYVYDPFGNRIELMQAIA; translated from the coding sequence ATGCTGAAGGCGATCCATCACGTGCAGCTTGCCATGCCGGCAGGCGGAGAGGATCGGGCGCGCGCCTTCTATCGGGATGTTCTCGGCGTGCCCGAAGTGGAAAAGCCCGACAATCTGAAACCGCGCGGCGGCTGCTGGTTCGAGACCGGTGGGTTGCGCATCCATCTCGGCGTCGAGAATGATTTTCGGCCCGCGCGCAAGGCCCATCCGGCGATCCTGGTAGACGATGTCGATGCGCTTGCCGCAACGGTCGCGAAGGCCGGCTACGCGGTGAAGACCGACGAGCCGCTGGAAGGTTTCCTGCGCGCCTATGTCTACGATCCCTTCGGCAACCGCATCGAGTTGATGCAGGCGATCGCGTGA